One window of Serinus canaria isolate serCan28SL12 chromosome 3, serCan2020, whole genome shotgun sequence genomic DNA carries:
- the KLC4 gene encoding kinesin light chain 4 isoform X3, protein MSTMVYPREEKLDKLSQEEIISNTKLVMQGLEALKNEHNSILHSLLETIKCLKKDEEANLVHEKSNLLRKSVEMIELGLGEAQVMMALSNHLNAVESEKQKLRAQVRRLCQENQWLRDELANTQQKLQRSEQTVAQLEEEKKHLEFMNQLKKYDEDVSPSEEKEGDSTKDSLDDLFPNEEEEHGPGLPHQHSSAVAAAQQGGYEIPARLRTLHNLVIQYASQGRYEVAVPLCKQALEDLEKTSGHDHPDVATMLNILALVYRDQNKYKEAAHLLNDALSIREKTLGKDHPAVAATLNNLAVLYGKRGKYKEAEPLCKRALEIREKVLGKDHPDVAKQLNNLALLCQNQGKYDEVEYYYCRALEIYESCLGPDDPNVAKTKNNLASCYLKQGKYKDAEVLYKEILTRAHVKEFGSVDDEHKPIWMHAEEREEMSKSKHRDSAPYAEYGGWYKACKVSSPTVNTTLRNLGALYRRQGKLEAAETLEECAVRSRRQGIDPINQTKVVEILKEGDGTERHRSLGGSVKYENATDGSEEVSMGVEWSGA, encoded by the exons ATGTCCACCATGGTGTACCCAAGGGAGGAGAAACTGGACAAGCTGAGCCAAGAGGAGATAATTTCCAACACCAAGCTGGTAATGCAAGGGCTGGAAGCACTAAAGAATGAACACAACTCCATCCTGCACAGCTTGCTGGAGACCATCAAGTGCCTGAAGAAGGATGAAGAAGCCAATCTCGTGCATGAGAAATCCAACCTGCTCCGCAAGTCAGTGGAGATGATAGAACTGGGGCTTGGAGAAGCTCAG GTGATGATGGCATTGTCCAACCATCTGAACGCCGTGGAGTCAGAGAAGCAGAAGCTGCGTGCTCAGGTGCGAAGACTGTGCCAGGAGAACCAGTGGCTGCGTGATGAGCTTGCCAACacccagcagaagctgcagcgTAGTGAACAGACCGTGGCTCAgttggaggaggagaagaaacaCCTTGAGTTCATGAACCAGCTGAAGAAGTATGATGAGGATGTCTCACCTTCG gaggagaaggagggtgACTCCACCAAGGACTCTCTGGATGACCTATTCCcaaatgaggaagaggagcatgGTCCTGGAT TgccccaccagcacagcagtgccgtggcagctgcccagcagggagggtATGAGATTCCTGCACGCTTGCGCACCCTCCACAACCTTGTCATCCAGTACGCCTCCCAGGGACGCTATGAGGTGGCTGTGCCACTCTGCAAGCAGGCACTGGAGGACCTGGAGAAGACATCAGGCCATGATCACCCTGATGTGGCTACCATGCTCAACATTCTAGCACTAGTGTACAG GGATCAGAACAAATACAAAGAAGCAGCACACCTCTTGAATGATGCTCTTTCCATCCGTGAGAAGACTCTAGGCAAAGACCACCCAGCG gtGGCCGCGACTTTGAACAATTTGGCTGTTCTGTATGGCAAGAGAGGGAAGTACAAAGAAGCAGAACCACTGTGCAAGCGAGCCCTGGAGATCCGTGAGAAG GTTCTAGGCAAAGACCATCCTGATGTGGCCAAGCAGCTGAACAACCTAGCCCTGTTGTGCCAGAACCAGGGCAAGTACGATGAGGTGGAGTACTATTACTGCCGGGCCCTGGAGATCTACGAGAGCTGCCTGGGTCCTGACGATCCCAATGTGGCCAAGACCAAGAACAACCTG GCTTCCTGTTACCTGAAGCAAGGCAAATACAAAGATGCAGAGGTGCTGTATAAGGAGATCCTTACCCGTGCTCACGTGAAGGAGTTTGGCTCTGTGGATG ATGAGCACAAGCCAATCTGGATGCatgcagaggagagagaagagatgagCAAG AGCAAGCACAGAGACAGTGCTCCCTATGCTGAGTATGGTGGCTGGTACAAGGCCTGTAAGGTTAGCAG CCCAACTGTGAACACCACTCTGAGGAACCTGGGTGCGCTGTACCGGCGCCAGGGCaagctggaggcagctgagaCCTTGGAGGAGTGCGCGGTTCGCTCCCGGCGACAG GGCATTGACCCAATCAACCAGACGAAGGTGGTGGAGATCCTGAAGGAAGGGGATGGCACAGAGAGACATCGGAGCCTGGGGGGCAGTGTCAAGTACGAGAATGCCACAGACGGTAGCGAGGAAGTGAGTATGGGCGTGGAATGGAGCGGG GCTTAA
- the MRPL2 gene encoding 39S ribosomal protein L2, mitochondrial — translation MAALGLCRAFGALLLSAGPRRARPPALPPAPQPWLPGPVSAPAACRGLSGSAPRCTTDPLWKCRTKYTVRPVGMKKTGGRDHTGRLRVRGIGGGHKRRYRMIDFQRLRYEEGAPPEPFTEKVISVRYDPCRSADIALVAGGNRKRWIIATENMQPGNSITNSPHISRMAVSASEGDAYPLGALPVGTLICNLESHPGKGAQYIRAAGTCGVLLRKVNGTAIVQLPSKRHMQVLETCVATVGRVSNVDHNKRVIGKAGRNRWLGKRPHTGLWHRKGGWAGRKIKPLPPMKSYVNLPRVKAVE, via the exons ATGGCGGCACTGGGGCTCTGCCGCGCCTTCGGTGCTCTCCTGCTGTCGGCGGGTCCTcgccgggcccggcccccggcgctgccgcccgccccacagccctggctgccggGGCCGGTGTCGGCGCCTGCCGCCTGTCGCGGGCTGAGCGGCTCGGCGCCGCGCTGCACCACCGACCCGCTGTGGAAGTGCCGGACCAAGTACACCGTGCGGCCCGTGGGCATGAAGAAGACGGGCGGCCGCGACCACACAG GCCGCCTCCGCGTGCGGGGAATCGGTGGGGGACACAAGCGGCGCTACCGCATGATCGACTTCCAGCGCCTGCGCTACGAGGAGGGGGCCCCGCCGGAGCCCTTCACCGAGAAGGTCATCAGCGTCCGATACGACCCTTGCAG GTCGGCTGACATCGCCCTGGTGGCCGGCGGCAACCGCAAGCGCTGGATCATTGCCACGGAGAACATGCAGCCAGGGAACAGCATCACGAACTCGCCTCACATTAGCAGGATGGCAG TGTCAGCCAGCGAAGGGGATGCATACCCACTGGGGGCTCTGCCTGTTGGCACACTGATCTGCAACCTGGAGAGCCACCCTGGGAAGGGAGCACAGTACATCCGGGCAGCTG GTACTTGTGGGGTGCTGCTGCGGAAGGTGAATGGGACAGCCATCGTGCAGCTGCCATCCAAAAGGCACATGCAG GTGCTGGAGACCTGTGTGGCCACAGTGGGCCGCGTGTCCAACGTGGATCACAACAAGCGGGTGATCGGGAAGGCGGGGCGGAACCGCTGGCTGGGCAAGCGCCCGCACACAGGCTTGTGGCACCGCAAGGGTGGCTGGGCCGGGCGCAAGATCAAGCCTCTCCCCCCCATGAAAAGCTATGTCAACCTGCCACGGGTCAAAGCAGTGGAGTGA
- the KLC4 gene encoding kinesin light chain 4 isoform X4, with protein sequence MSTMVYPREEKLDKLSQEEIISNTKLVMQGLEALKNEHNSILHSLLETIKCLKKDEEANLVHEKSNLLRKSVEMIELGLGEAQVMMALSNHLNAVESEKQKLRAQVRRLCQENQWLRDELANTQQKLQRSEQTVAQLEEEKKHLEFMNQLKKYDEDVSPSEEKEGDSTKDSLDDLFPNEEEEHGPGLPHQHSSAVAAAQQGGYEIPARLRTLHNLVIQYASQGRYEVAVPLCKQALEDLEKTSGHDHPDVATMLNILALVYRDQNKYKEAAHLLNDALSIREKTLGKDHPAVAATLNNLAVLYGKRGKYKEAEPLCKRALEIREKVLGKDHPDVAKQLNNLALLCQNQGKYDEVEYYYCRALEIYESCLGPDDPNVAKTKNNLASCYLKQGKYKDAEVLYKEILTRAHVKEFGSVDDEHKPIWMHAEEREEMSKSKHRDSAPYAEYGGWYKACKVSSPTVNTTLRNLGALYRRQGKLEAAETLEECAVRSRRQGIDPINQTKVVEILKEGDGTERHRSLGGSVKYENATDGSEEA encoded by the exons ATGTCCACCATGGTGTACCCAAGGGAGGAGAAACTGGACAAGCTGAGCCAAGAGGAGATAATTTCCAACACCAAGCTGGTAATGCAAGGGCTGGAAGCACTAAAGAATGAACACAACTCCATCCTGCACAGCTTGCTGGAGACCATCAAGTGCCTGAAGAAGGATGAAGAAGCCAATCTCGTGCATGAGAAATCCAACCTGCTCCGCAAGTCAGTGGAGATGATAGAACTGGGGCTTGGAGAAGCTCAG GTGATGATGGCATTGTCCAACCATCTGAACGCCGTGGAGTCAGAGAAGCAGAAGCTGCGTGCTCAGGTGCGAAGACTGTGCCAGGAGAACCAGTGGCTGCGTGATGAGCTTGCCAACacccagcagaagctgcagcgTAGTGAACAGACCGTGGCTCAgttggaggaggagaagaaacaCCTTGAGTTCATGAACCAGCTGAAGAAGTATGATGAGGATGTCTCACCTTCG gaggagaaggagggtgACTCCACCAAGGACTCTCTGGATGACCTATTCCcaaatgaggaagaggagcatgGTCCTGGAT TgccccaccagcacagcagtgccgtggcagctgcccagcagggagggtATGAGATTCCTGCACGCTTGCGCACCCTCCACAACCTTGTCATCCAGTACGCCTCCCAGGGACGCTATGAGGTGGCTGTGCCACTCTGCAAGCAGGCACTGGAGGACCTGGAGAAGACATCAGGCCATGATCACCCTGATGTGGCTACCATGCTCAACATTCTAGCACTAGTGTACAG GGATCAGAACAAATACAAAGAAGCAGCACACCTCTTGAATGATGCTCTTTCCATCCGTGAGAAGACTCTAGGCAAAGACCACCCAGCG gtGGCCGCGACTTTGAACAATTTGGCTGTTCTGTATGGCAAGAGAGGGAAGTACAAAGAAGCAGAACCACTGTGCAAGCGAGCCCTGGAGATCCGTGAGAAG GTTCTAGGCAAAGACCATCCTGATGTGGCCAAGCAGCTGAACAACCTAGCCCTGTTGTGCCAGAACCAGGGCAAGTACGATGAGGTGGAGTACTATTACTGCCGGGCCCTGGAGATCTACGAGAGCTGCCTGGGTCCTGACGATCCCAATGTGGCCAAGACCAAGAACAACCTG GCTTCCTGTTACCTGAAGCAAGGCAAATACAAAGATGCAGAGGTGCTGTATAAGGAGATCCTTACCCGTGCTCACGTGAAGGAGTTTGGCTCTGTGGATG ATGAGCACAAGCCAATCTGGATGCatgcagaggagagagaagagatgagCAAG AGCAAGCACAGAGACAGTGCTCCCTATGCTGAGTATGGTGGCTGGTACAAGGCCTGTAAGGTTAGCAG CCCAACTGTGAACACCACTCTGAGGAACCTGGGTGCGCTGTACCGGCGCCAGGGCaagctggaggcagctgagaCCTTGGAGGAGTGCGCGGTTCGCTCCCGGCGACAG GGCATTGACCCAATCAACCAGACGAAGGTGGTGGAGATCCTGAAGGAAGGGGATGGCACAGAGAGACATCGGAGCCTGGGGGGCAGTGTCAAGTACGAGAATGCCACAGACGGTAGCGAGGAA GCTTAA